The following are encoded in a window of Telmatobacter sp. DSM 110680 genomic DNA:
- a CDS encoding ribulokinase, which produces MSVVAGVDFGTLSVRVTLVDSQYGPIGTASASYALHRRREDPDFATQSHADQMAALAVATKDVLAATGISGGNVEAIALDTTGSSVIPVGENLEPLDEYYLWCDHRAHAEAEEITTKAHAKGLEAIEWCGGVYSHEWGFAKLLHWLRHNPGKRDSFVTALEHCDMVAATLSGVKNVKDLKRSVCAMGHKWMWNPKWGGLPPEEFLVSVDPLLAGVRAKMGGEYLTSDKVAGYLSAEWAEKLGLRAGIPIPVGAFDAHWDAIGSHIREGDVVNVVGTSTCIIAMAREAQLVPGVCGVVPGSVHPGYTGIEAGLSATGDIFEAIAQRSQTRVFELSKGLEEFRAGQTGLLRLSWDNGDRTVLVNPELGGITLGWNLVHTAQDELFAAIEGTAFHTRIILERMAEHGVRVDRVINAGGIPQKNEVLNQVYANVLNKPVLVPAGVPTSLGSGIMALLAAGIYKTIEEAQKAVCLPFRTIEPDRRSVEVYERLYALYKDVYFALGQRHAPAMPLGRVLPELREIATEARRAL; this is translated from the coding sequence ATGTCGGTAGTAGCAGGAGTTGATTTTGGCACGCTGAGTGTGCGTGTAACGCTGGTTGACAGTCAGTATGGCCCGATTGGCACTGCATCGGCTTCATATGCGCTGCACCGCCGCCGCGAAGATCCGGATTTTGCCACGCAATCGCACGCTGACCAGATGGCTGCCCTTGCGGTTGCGACGAAAGATGTGCTTGCCGCGACTGGAATCAGCGGAGGCAATGTCGAAGCCATTGCGCTCGATACCACCGGTTCTAGCGTGATCCCGGTGGGCGAAAACCTTGAGCCGCTGGATGAATACTATTTGTGGTGCGATCATCGCGCGCATGCGGAGGCGGAGGAGATCACCACCAAGGCGCATGCGAAGGGGCTGGAAGCAATTGAGTGGTGCGGCGGCGTCTATTCGCACGAGTGGGGGTTCGCAAAGCTGCTCCACTGGTTGCGCCACAATCCAGGCAAACGGGATTCATTTGTGACCGCGCTCGAACACTGCGACATGGTTGCGGCAACTCTGAGTGGCGTTAAGAACGTCAAGGACCTGAAGCGCAGCGTGTGCGCGATGGGCCACAAGTGGATGTGGAATCCGAAATGGGGCGGATTGCCGCCGGAAGAGTTTCTGGTTTCGGTCGATCCCCTGCTGGCCGGTGTGCGCGCAAAAATGGGCGGCGAGTATCTGACCAGCGACAAGGTCGCCGGATACTTATCAGCGGAGTGGGCTGAGAAACTGGGCTTACGCGCGGGCATTCCAATCCCCGTAGGTGCGTTCGATGCGCACTGGGACGCGATCGGTTCGCATATCCGCGAAGGCGACGTAGTGAATGTAGTGGGAACGTCGACGTGCATCATTGCAATGGCACGTGAAGCGCAACTGGTGCCAGGGGTTTGCGGAGTGGTGCCAGGCAGCGTTCATCCTGGCTATACCGGAATTGAAGCGGGGCTCTCGGCGACTGGTGACATTTTTGAAGCGATTGCGCAACGGTCGCAGACTCGAGTCTTCGAATTGTCGAAGGGACTCGAAGAGTTCAGGGCCGGACAAACAGGCCTATTACGTTTGAGCTGGGATAACGGCGATCGCACGGTGCTGGTGAATCCGGAACTTGGGGGGATAACGCTGGGATGGAATCTGGTGCACACGGCGCAGGATGAACTGTTCGCGGCGATCGAGGGAACCGCGTTTCACACGCGGATCATTCTTGAGCGCATGGCAGAGCATGGCGTGCGCGTGGATCGCGTGATCAATGCCGGAGGAATACCGCAAAAAAACGAAGTGCTGAACCAGGTATACGCCAATGTGCTGAACAAGCCGGTCCTGGTGCCAGCCGGTGTCCCCACAAGCCTAGGATCGGGAATCATGGCACTGCTGGCCGCGGGCATCTACAAGACCATTGAAGAAGCGCAGAAGGCGGTGTGTCTGCCATTCCGTACTATTGAGCCGGATCGGCGTTCGGTTGAGGTCTACGAGCGGCTGTATGCGCTCTACAAGGACGTCTATTTTGCGCTCGGACAGAGGCATGCTCCAGCGATGCCACTGGGGCGGGTTCTGCCGGAGTTGCGCGAAATCGCGACGGAGGCGAGGCGCGCACTCTAG
- a CDS encoding flagellar motor protein MotB, with translation MAAKTQPIIVIRKKSGHGGHHGGAWKVAYADFVTAMMSLFIVLWLMNSSEKVKKAVAGYFNDPRGTGTMMGTTLTGTGETVAIASSDNMQKLKQKLEEEIRAKKDLEKLSKQIEITITPEGLRIELLEDKNGTFYQSGSARLSDSGQELLELLGGELKTLPNALLIEGHTDAAQYSDDTNYSNWELSADRANSARRLLQQHGVRGNQVTQVRGYADQLLRVKTNPYDPSNRRISILVKNQDGTPAKLKGATEVTAALQTAEKSAPKK, from the coding sequence ATGGCTGCAAAGACACAACCGATTATCGTCATCAGGAAGAAAAGCGGACATGGTGGACATCATGGCGGCGCATGGAAGGTGGCGTATGCGGACTTTGTGACCGCGATGATGTCGCTGTTTATCGTGCTGTGGCTGATGAATTCGAGTGAAAAGGTAAAGAAGGCAGTGGCGGGATATTTCAATGATCCCAGGGGCACGGGCACGATGATGGGCACGACGCTGACGGGCACGGGTGAAACCGTTGCCATAGCAAGTTCGGATAACATGCAGAAGCTCAAACAAAAACTTGAGGAAGAGATCCGCGCGAAAAAAGATCTGGAAAAGCTTTCGAAGCAAATTGAAATCACGATTACGCCTGAAGGATTACGCATCGAATTGCTCGAAGATAAAAATGGGACCTTCTACCAAAGTGGGAGTGCGCGGCTAAGCGATAGCGGGCAGGAGTTGCTGGAATTGCTGGGCGGCGAATTGAAGACTCTTCCGAATGCCCTGCTGATCGAGGGACACACGGATGCGGCGCAGTATTCCGATGACACCAACTACAGCAACTGGGAGTTGTCTGCAGATCGCGCCAATTCAGCGCGACGACTACTGCAACAGCACGGCGTGCGCGGCAACCAGGTGACGCAGGTGCGCGGCTACGCCGATCAGTTGTTGCGGGTGAAAACGAATCCGTATGATCCGTCGAATCGGAGGATCTCAATTCTGGTGAAGAACCAGGATGGAACGCCGGCAAAACTGAAGGGAGCAACCGAAGTGACGGCAGCGCTCCAGACGGCAGAGAAAAGCGCGCCGAAGAAGTGA
- the motA gene encoding flagellar motor stator protein MotA yields the protein MFAIIGIVMVFGAVIGGFLMEKGHMAVLVQPAELLIIAGAATGTLLVANPMHILKGILAGLKGVLSSSKFGKQRYLNLLKMMYMFLNKVRKEGLLSVENDVEKPKESAVFKAFPDFLADHHAQYFVCDTLRMAITGGVDPFDMDQMMELDMEVHHQEATQPVAALTTMADALPGLGIVAAVLGVVITMGSLGGPPEEIGEKVAAALVGTFLGILLCYGVAGPLSANMAKTADEHNDYLHVLRVLLLAFLKGSAPMIAIELGRRAIPARVRPTFDEMEKFCKGQGSVSGVAAKAA from the coding sequence ATGTTTGCCATCATAGGCATCGTTATGGTGTTCGGCGCAGTGATCGGTGGGTTCCTGATGGAGAAGGGACACATGGCGGTGCTGGTACAGCCTGCCGAGTTGCTGATCATTGCCGGAGCTGCAACGGGAACGCTGCTGGTGGCAAACCCGATGCACATTTTGAAGGGGATCCTCGCGGGCCTGAAGGGTGTTCTGAGCAGTTCGAAATTTGGCAAGCAGCGTTATTTGAATCTGCTGAAGATGATGTACATGTTTCTGAATAAGGTACGCAAAGAAGGCTTGCTGAGTGTCGAGAACGACGTGGAGAAACCTAAGGAGAGCGCGGTCTTCAAGGCCTTTCCCGATTTTCTTGCCGATCATCATGCGCAGTATTTTGTTTGTGACACCTTGCGGATGGCGATCACGGGCGGCGTCGATCCCTTTGATATGGACCAGATGATGGAATTGGATATGGAGGTACATCATCAGGAAGCCACTCAGCCGGTGGCTGCGCTGACAACGATGGCTGACGCATTGCCGGGGCTGGGAATTGTCGCAGCGGTGCTGGGAGTGGTGATCACGATGGGTTCGCTTGGCGGTCCACCGGAAGAGATTGGCGAGAAGGTAGCAGCGGCCCTGGTGGGCACGTTTCTCGGCATTCTGCTGTGTTACGGAGTAGCGGGGCCATTGAGCGCAAACATGGCCAAGACTGCCGATGAGCATAACGACTATCTGCATGTGTTGCGAGTACTGTTGCTAGCTTTTCTCAAAGGTTCGGCGCCAATGATTGCGATTGAGTTGGGGAGGCGGGCGATTCCTGCGCGGGTACGGCCGACCTTTGATGAGATGGAGAAATTCTGCAAGGGTCAAGGTAGCGTCTCCGGCGTGGCGGCCAAGGCTGCGTAG
- a CDS encoding diguanylate cyclase, producing the protein MADRTELLESALDSLTEGVALADHDGNVVLWSRAAEIITGFAGGEVVGHSVRKVLNFLLADGAHPWVRHADEESARGRGSLVVAQHKVGHEIPLMARVLVLRDGLGGRIGTGVVFHPAESIDALPHGELDESSSIGESQAELEDRLATMHEDFLHSHIPLGVLWVTVDQARVFRRTHGVRACEAMLEKVERTLAAGLKPAEEIGRWGDDEFLVLSHERNTPMLAAHAQMLAGLSRTTEFRWWGDRASLTVSIGAAQAERGEPLANLLERAQAAMFASVRAGGNHITASQGRLACLPS; encoded by the coding sequence ATGGCGGATCGGACAGAACTGCTGGAATCGGCGCTGGACAGCCTGACGGAGGGCGTGGCTCTCGCGGATCATGACGGCAACGTAGTCCTTTGGAGTCGTGCGGCAGAGATCATTACCGGGTTTGCTGGCGGCGAGGTTGTGGGACATAGCGTACGGAAGGTTCTGAATTTCCTGCTAGCTGATGGTGCACATCCTTGGGTCAGGCATGCAGATGAGGAAAGCGCACGAGGGCGCGGATCGCTGGTGGTGGCGCAGCACAAGGTGGGCCATGAAATCCCATTGATGGCGCGTGTGCTGGTACTGCGCGATGGACTTGGCGGGAGGATCGGGACTGGGGTGGTGTTTCATCCTGCCGAGAGTATTGACGCGCTGCCGCATGGGGAACTCGATGAGAGTTCGAGCATTGGCGAAAGCCAGGCAGAACTTGAGGACCGACTCGCGACCATGCATGAAGATTTTCTGCACAGCCATATTCCCCTGGGCGTGTTGTGGGTGACGGTGGACCAGGCGAGGGTGTTTCGTCGCACGCACGGCGTGAGAGCGTGCGAAGCAATGCTGGAAAAAGTGGAACGCACGCTGGCAGCGGGATTAAAGCCTGCGGAAGAGATTGGCCGCTGGGGTGACGATGAGTTTCTGGTCCTGTCGCATGAGCGGAACACGCCAATGCTTGCGGCCCACGCACAAATGCTGGCGGGACTGTCGCGCACCACGGAATTTCGATGGTGGGGCGATCGTGCGTCTTTAACCGTGAGCATCGGAGCGGCTCAGGCGGAGCGGGGCGAACCGTTGGCCAATTTACTCGAGCGGGCACAGGCTGCCATGTTTGCGAGTGTACGTGCTGGAGGAAATCACATCACTGCATCGCAGGGGAGACTTGCATGTTTGCCATCATAG
- a CDS encoding ATP-binding protein — protein sequence MNIQSVPLEELAGSLGHTRPFADVPADALQSIGIVERVHAKAGTKLADPGHGSLYYWLVLDGECRAERIEADGSYTTVGTAQAGEAFGETPFLTGKTHATFLVTAVRDTDLLRFSADQFWALMACCPDARKVILADMSTRLSAYQAEALHREKLVSLGTLAAGLMHELHNPGSAAKRAASQLRENLMKLQDLSLRSASKPKTPDQMQCMHNLLKHAMKSCHAPALSSIEQADAEEKLAEWLQDAGVENAFTIAPSLVEIGFEQEELKCAREYFDASSFSDALNWLEALVSSVSLVCAIEESISRVSDLAMAVKKFAYDDRSPVKELDVHDSLQSTITILGHKLRIKQIAVEKKFTAAPSVIQTRGSALSQVWTNLIDNAADASPAQGQIEIATWTEQGASGNGAGPASDPGWLAVSITDHGPGIPADVLPRIFEAFFTTKPQGSGTGLGLEIVHRIVTQKFGGKIDVESHPGNTRFVVRLPLGGVSNGIGVKTK from the coding sequence ATGAACATTCAGTCGGTTCCTTTAGAGGAACTGGCCGGATCCCTGGGTCACACACGACCGTTTGCCGACGTCCCCGCAGACGCTCTGCAGAGCATTGGAATTGTCGAACGAGTGCATGCAAAAGCTGGCACGAAGCTGGCTGATCCCGGCCACGGATCGCTGTACTACTGGCTGGTTCTTGACGGCGAATGTCGCGCCGAACGAATTGAGGCTGACGGATCCTACACCACTGTGGGTACAGCCCAAGCCGGCGAAGCTTTTGGTGAGACTCCATTTCTGACGGGCAAGACACACGCGACGTTTCTTGTGACGGCAGTTCGCGATACGGACCTGTTGCGGTTTAGCGCGGACCAGTTCTGGGCGTTGATGGCTTGCTGCCCGGACGCTCGCAAAGTGATCCTCGCCGACATGTCGACCCGGCTTTCTGCCTACCAGGCGGAAGCGCTGCATCGGGAGAAACTGGTGTCGCTGGGGACGCTGGCGGCCGGATTGATGCACGAGTTGCACAACCCGGGATCAGCGGCAAAGCGAGCGGCATCGCAACTACGCGAAAACCTGATGAAACTGCAGGATCTCAGTCTGCGTTCGGCGAGCAAGCCTAAAACACCGGACCAGATGCAGTGCATGCATAACCTGCTGAAGCATGCCATGAAAAGCTGCCACGCGCCGGCTTTGAGTTCCATTGAACAGGCAGATGCCGAAGAGAAGCTAGCGGAGTGGCTACAGGATGCCGGGGTTGAAAACGCCTTCACAATCGCGCCGTCGCTGGTCGAGATTGGATTTGAGCAGGAAGAGCTGAAATGCGCTCGGGAGTATTTCGATGCAAGCAGCTTTTCGGACGCGCTGAACTGGCTTGAAGCACTGGTGTCGAGCGTCTCGCTGGTGTGCGCGATCGAAGAGAGTATCTCGCGAGTGTCTGATCTGGCGATGGCAGTGAAGAAGTTCGCGTACGACGACCGCTCGCCGGTGAAAGAGCTGGACGTGCACGACAGCCTGCAAAGCACGATCACGATCCTAGGACACAAGCTGCGCATTAAGCAGATTGCGGTGGAGAAGAAATTTACAGCAGCTCCTTCGGTAATTCAGACGCGCGGTTCTGCACTCAGCCAGGTGTGGACGAATTTAATTGACAATGCTGCTGATGCCTCTCCGGCGCAGGGACAGATTGAGATTGCCACGTGGACAGAACAGGGGGCGAGCGGCAACGGCGCAGGTCCTGCCTCGGATCCTGGATGGCTGGCGGTGAGCATTACCGATCACGGTCCCGGAATTCCGGCAGATGTGCTGCCGCGTATATTTGAAGCGTTTTTCACCACCAAGCCACAGGGCTCGGGTACCGGCTTGGGCCTGGAGATTGTGCATCGCATCGTGACGCAGAAGTTCGGCGGGAAAATCGATGTCGAGTCGCATCCGGGTAACACGCGATTCGTGGTGCGGCTGCCGCTCGGCGGCGTGAGCAACGGAATCGGCGTAAAGACAAAGTAG
- a CDS encoding FAD-dependent oxidoreductase, translating to MARPNLLAVDDDVSVLEAVVQDLRREYGAEYRVMRAASGQAALDTLQQLKTRQEPVALLLSDQRMPGMTGVEFLERAQEFYPHAKRVLLTAYADTEAAIRAINTARIHYYLNKPWDPPEEKLYPVLSDLLDDWKAGYRPPFEGIRVIGNRWALSDHQLRNFLSRNHVPYRWIDAATNDEAQKLLDERQLKADQLPVVLFADGSALAEANPDALAARVGLSTHATQEFYDMVVVGAGPAGLAAAVYGASEGLKTLVVEPVAPGGQAGSSSKIENYLGFPAGITGSDLGRRAHTQASRFGAEFVTQRAVGLRIEGQYRFVQLSDGREVSSHVVLLSPGVQWRKLDIPGAERLTGRGIYYGAALVEAISCQDEEVFVVGGANSAGQGALHFAKYARKVTMLVRGKGLSATMSKYLIDEIERTSNIVVETQTQVMAAEGEDRLEALRLRGPKGEYCVQATSLFVFIGAQPGVEWLPEAVLRDEKGFVLAGPDLRQDGKLVSGWREQREPFLLETSVPGVFVAGDVRHGSVKRVASAVGEGSIAVQFAHQYLAGF from the coding sequence ATGGCGAGGCCGAATTTACTAGCAGTAGATGACGACGTAAGCGTTCTGGAAGCGGTCGTGCAGGACCTCCGACGCGAGTATGGGGCCGAATACCGTGTAATGCGGGCGGCGAGCGGGCAAGCGGCGCTCGACACTCTACAGCAATTGAAGACGCGCCAGGAGCCTGTAGCGCTGCTGCTAAGCGACCAGAGAATGCCGGGGATGACAGGCGTTGAGTTTCTGGAACGGGCGCAGGAGTTTTATCCCCACGCTAAACGGGTGCTTCTGACGGCCTACGCAGATACGGAAGCGGCTATCCGGGCGATCAATACGGCGCGGATTCACTATTACCTAAACAAGCCCTGGGACCCACCGGAGGAGAAGCTATATCCGGTTTTGAGCGATCTTCTGGACGACTGGAAGGCGGGATACCGGCCCCCATTTGAGGGTATCCGGGTGATCGGTAACCGCTGGGCTCTGAGCGACCATCAATTGCGCAATTTTCTTTCACGCAACCACGTTCCCTACCGCTGGATCGATGCGGCTACGAATGACGAGGCGCAAAAACTGCTGGATGAGCGGCAGCTCAAGGCAGACCAGCTGCCGGTGGTGCTATTTGCGGACGGAAGCGCACTGGCGGAGGCGAATCCTGATGCGCTGGCAGCCAGAGTTGGATTAAGCACCCACGCCACCCAAGAGTTCTACGACATGGTGGTGGTAGGAGCGGGTCCAGCGGGACTGGCGGCGGCCGTTTATGGCGCCAGCGAAGGCCTCAAAACGCTGGTTGTGGAACCGGTAGCACCGGGAGGACAGGCAGGTTCGAGTTCGAAGATTGAGAACTACCTCGGTTTTCCGGCTGGAATCACCGGATCGGACTTGGGGCGCCGTGCGCATACCCAGGCATCGCGTTTCGGGGCGGAATTCGTGACCCAGCGCGCGGTCGGGCTGCGAATTGAAGGGCAGTACCGGTTTGTGCAGTTGAGCGACGGACGCGAGGTGTCTTCGCACGTGGTCCTGCTCTCTCCGGGGGTGCAGTGGCGGAAGCTGGATATTCCGGGTGCAGAGAGGCTTACGGGGCGGGGGATTTACTACGGCGCGGCGCTGGTGGAGGCCATTTCCTGCCAGGACGAGGAAGTCTTCGTGGTGGGGGGAGCGAACTCTGCTGGTCAGGGAGCGTTGCACTTTGCCAAATATGCCCGGAAGGTGACGATGCTGGTGCGCGGGAAGGGGCTTTCGGCCACCATGTCGAAATACTTAATCGATGAGATTGAGCGCACATCCAATATTGTGGTGGAAACGCAAACACAGGTAATGGCCGCGGAAGGAGAAGACAGACTCGAAGCCTTGCGCTTGCGCGGTCCAAAAGGCGAATATTGCGTACAAGCAACGTCTCTATTTGTGTTTATCGGTGCGCAGCCGGGGGTGGAATGGCTTCCGGAGGCGGTTTTGCGCGACGAGAAGGGATTTGTGCTGGCTGGACCTGATTTGCGGCAAGACGGAAAGCTAGTGAGTGGCTGGCGAGAACAGCGCGAGCCGTTTCTGCTGGAGACCAGCGTTCCAGGCGTGTTTGTGGCTGGGGATGTGCGGCACGGATCAGTGAAGAGGGTGGCGTCAGCGGTAGGCGAAGGTTCGATTGCAGTGCAATTTGCGCATCAGTATCTGGCGGGGTTCTAA
- a CDS encoding response regulator transcription factor, whose product MNKVILADSQAIFRAGTAKVLAMDEDLRIIAQCTDLDRMMHAVTTFPGSIVVFAASLRPDMARLKTLLEASNSRGIVIAENTEAASSYLQQGFRGVVFRNVTGQALVECVRRVAAGDTWAPPQLQIPDSPEEDMVGTRVRDRLTPKEMRIVALIVQGCKNREIALRLKTTEQVIKNYLRSIYDKTGVSDRLELALFTIHHRVLAQAAAEVGSKLEAEMQQAPAISTGSPALAQS is encoded by the coding sequence ATGAACAAGGTCATTCTTGCTGATTCCCAGGCAATATTCAGGGCCGGCACCGCGAAGGTGCTGGCTATGGACGAAGACCTGCGGATTATTGCCCAATGCACCGATTTGGACCGGATGATGCACGCAGTCACAACCTTCCCCGGATCCATCGTTGTCTTCGCAGCATCCCTGCGGCCCGATATGGCCCGCCTGAAAACGCTGCTCGAAGCCTCCAATAGCAGAGGCATCGTCATTGCCGAAAACACCGAGGCCGCCAGCAGCTATCTGCAACAGGGCTTCCGCGGTGTGGTTTTCCGCAACGTCACTGGCCAGGCGCTCGTAGAGTGCGTTCGCCGCGTGGCTGCCGGAGACACCTGGGCTCCTCCCCAACTCCAGATCCCCGACTCGCCCGAAGAGGATATGGTCGGCACTCGCGTACGCGACCGGCTTACACCCAAGGAGATGCGCATCGTCGCGCTCATCGTCCAGGGTTGCAAGAACCGCGAAATCGCACTGCGCCTCAAGACCACCGAGCAGGTGATCAAGAACTACCTCCGCTCCATCTACGACAAGACCGGCGTCAGCGATCGTCTCGAACTCGCTTTGTTTACGATCCATCACCGCGTCCTGGCCCAGGCTGCTGCCGAAGTAGGCAGCAAGCTCGAAGCGGAAATGCAGCAAGCTCCGGCCATTTCCACCGGATCCCCGGCGCTTGCCCAGTCGTAA
- a CDS encoding rhomboid family intramembrane serine protease — protein sequence MARIGASPLAFPDFHGATRRLVLVNLGSYFLLAIAGVAAPLATRSALAGLIFNPTTFLHGWLWQPFTYSLVHPTDLVLGTLFELLSIWFLAGFLEAFHNDTWIMGLYVASVVGTALAALALYGASVSMGLSRDTIPLYGCFGGIFGLLMAIGVLYGDVQFQMFFVIGIKARYMALIYALVAIAMMFGTMRMYAFAQLGGALAGLVFIRMAPRRGFSFVFSEKWYGIRNGYYRWKRRRAAKKFEVYMRSQGRTVKFDGSGKQIDEDHDDEKRWN from the coding sequence ATGGCAAGGATTGGCGCCAGTCCGTTAGCATTCCCTGATTTTCACGGCGCGACCCGTCGCCTGGTTCTGGTGAATCTCGGCTCTTACTTCCTTCTTGCTATCGCAGGAGTAGCGGCGCCGCTGGCTACGAGATCGGCTCTGGCCGGTCTGATTTTTAACCCGACGACATTTTTGCACGGGTGGCTCTGGCAGCCTTTCACCTACAGCCTTGTACATCCCACGGACCTAGTACTTGGCACGCTGTTTGAGCTGCTTTCGATCTGGTTTCTAGCTGGGTTCCTGGAGGCCTTTCACAACGACACCTGGATCATGGGGCTTTACGTCGCATCCGTCGTGGGCACAGCGCTGGCGGCGCTCGCGCTCTATGGCGCAAGTGTTTCAATGGGATTATCGCGGGACACGATTCCACTGTACGGTTGTTTCGGGGGCATCTTCGGACTGCTGATGGCAATCGGAGTGCTGTACGGGGATGTGCAGTTCCAGATGTTCTTCGTCATCGGCATCAAGGCGCGCTACATGGCGTTGATTTATGCGCTGGTTGCGATCGCGATGATGTTCGGCACCATGCGTATGTATGCGTTTGCGCAGCTCGGCGGAGCGCTGGCAGGATTGGTCTTCATCCGGATGGCACCGCGCCGCGGGTTCTCGTTTGTCTTTAGCGAGAAATGGTATGGGATACGCAACGGCTACTACCGCTGGAAACGCCGGAGAGCTGCAAAGAAGTTCGAAGTCTACATGCGCTCTCAGGGCCGGACCGTTAAGTTCGACGGCAGCGGAAAGCAGATCGACGAAGACCATGACGACGAGAAGCGCTGGAATTAA
- a CDS encoding M20/M25/M40 family metallo-hydrolase, giving the protein MWFARTVLLCGLALMCDAVCAQPDYALHAMPVGVPPADPAIARAIALIKPGQIHQTIEKLVSFGTRSTLSSMETDLPPREGINAAADWIAEEFESISRECGGCLEIKRDTFTADPGSASGSPWAGRIPKPTKITNVYAIQRGTDPAQSKRIVLVTGHYDSRNLNILDDHGAAPGANDDASGVAVSLECARALSKLKFPGTIVYAAVAGEEQGLVGSGHLAKVAKDEGWDLEAVLNNDIVGGNTTPDDPLQLKDRVRVFSEGVPVSAIPEEARKVRALGKEDDSPSRELARAIAETTRAYFSKQATAKPFSAFLVNRPDRYLRGGDHSSFNREGFAAVRFTEWREDYNHQHQNVTKPQSGSESPVLGDLIEFVDFNYVAAVARLNAATLATLAAAPGEPQKVIIVNKMTENGSTLTWEPPVGGGVAHYEVLWRETTAPSWQYVKQVAATASEGPVTVSLPVSKDNVIFGVRAVDAKGHRGLVVAP; this is encoded by the coding sequence ATGTGGTTTGCTAGAACGGTCCTCCTTTGCGGGCTGGCGCTGATGTGTGATGCTGTCTGCGCTCAGCCAGACTACGCGCTGCATGCAATGCCGGTTGGTGTGCCGCCGGCCGATCCGGCAATTGCCCGGGCTATCGCCTTGATCAAGCCCGGTCAAATACATCAGACGATAGAAAAGCTGGTTAGTTTCGGTACGCGCAGCACCTTGTCGAGCATGGAGACGGATTTGCCGCCCCGCGAAGGCATTAACGCTGCGGCGGACTGGATCGCAGAAGAGTTCGAATCTATCTCCCGCGAGTGCGGCGGCTGCCTGGAGATCAAGCGCGACACCTTTACGGCTGATCCGGGCAGTGCCAGCGGCAGTCCATGGGCGGGGAGAATTCCCAAGCCGACAAAGATCACCAATGTGTATGCCATACAGCGGGGGACGGACCCAGCGCAATCCAAACGAATCGTACTGGTCACCGGCCACTACGACTCGCGCAATCTGAACATACTGGATGATCATGGTGCAGCACCGGGCGCGAACGACGATGCCTCTGGCGTCGCGGTCTCGCTAGAGTGTGCACGCGCCTTGAGCAAGCTGAAGTTTCCGGGGACCATTGTGTATGCAGCTGTAGCAGGCGAAGAGCAGGGACTAGTGGGATCGGGGCACCTTGCCAAAGTGGCGAAGGACGAAGGCTGGGATCTCGAAGCGGTGCTGAATAACGACATCGTTGGCGGAAACACGACCCCGGACGATCCATTGCAGTTGAAGGACAGGGTGCGCGTATTTTCAGAGGGCGTTCCGGTATCGGCTATTCCGGAGGAGGCGCGTAAGGTCCGTGCATTGGGCAAGGAGGATGACTCACCCAGCCGCGAACTGGCGCGGGCGATCGCTGAAACGACGCGAGCCTATTTCTCAAAGCAGGCGACAGCCAAACCCTTTTCGGCTTTTCTCGTAAACCGGCCCGACCGCTATTTACGCGGTGGCGACCACAGTTCGTTTAACCGCGAGGGGTTTGCGGCAGTGCGGTTTACCGAATGGCGCGAGGACTACAACCACCAGCATCAGAATGTGACCAAACCTCAGTCCGGATCGGAGTCGCCCGTGCTCGGTGACCTCATCGAATTTGTCGACTTCAACTACGTGGCTGCTGTAGCGCGTTTAAATGCGGCGACCCTGGCAACACTTGCCGCGGCGCCCGGTGAGCCGCAAAAGGTCATAATCGTAAACAAGATGACGGAGAATGGCTCGACACTTACATGGGAGCCGCCGGTCGGCGGAGGCGTAGCCCATTACGAGGTTCTGTGGCGCGAGACCACCGCGCCAAGCTGGCAATATGTAAAGCAGGTCGCGGCCACCGCTTCAGAGGGGCCGGTTACGGTTTCACTTCCTGTCTCGAAAGACAATGTGATTTTTGGCGTTCGGGCTGTCGATGCGAAAGGCCACCGAGGACTGGTTGTTGCACCATGA
- a CDS encoding carboxypeptidase-like regulatory domain-containing protein encodes MKGNRARLSTWAVFITLAAGIVPAVHPTGEAYAQNLGQRNVAGLVLDANSAPVQGATVFLKNQKTKSIRSYTSATNGSFRFAQVNMTDDYDLWAEKEGKKSPTKTVSSWDARKEFSTELKFK; translated from the coding sequence GTGAAAGGCAACCGCGCAAGACTGTCGACATGGGCAGTTTTTATCACCCTTGCGGCAGGCATCGTTCCAGCGGTACATCCAACCGGTGAAGCTTACGCACAGAACCTGGGTCAGCGCAATGTGGCCGGCCTCGTACTCGACGCCAACTCAGCCCCCGTGCAGGGGGCGACAGTGTTCCTCAAAAATCAGAAAACCAAGTCGATACGCAGTTATACGTCCGCAACAAACGGCAGCTTTCGCTTTGCACAGGTCAACATGACCGATGACTACGATTTGTGGGCTGAAAAGGAAGGCAAGAAAAGTCCCACCAAAACAGTCAGCAGTTGGGACGCACGCAAGGAGTTTTCAACGGAACTCAAATTCAAGTAA